A window of Nodosilinea sp. PGN35 genomic DNA:
AGATCATGGCTTTCATACGAATAGGATCCTTAAATTTATGGGGTTATGATCTGCAAAGCAGTTTTGCTAGTTAAGGCGATCGCCGCCTACCCAGAAAAAGCTGGGAATAACGTCGCCTGGGGCAATTGCACTTGGCCATGCTAACAGCGCCTCAAACCAGAGCACCGGTAACCCATCGGCCTTCAACGAGTTCTTACACTCTCTTTAAAATAGCCCGGCATCCTGAGAAACGGTAACCTTCGTCAGGGTTCCTCCGCCCTAGTCAGGCAGAATAAAAGACGGCAATTCGGCCTCGGCTGCGGTGAGAGGGGCACGGTTGAGGTTTCTCACCCGCAAATCGCCGTAGAACTGGTCTTGGCCCAGCTCGACCTTAGACTGGGCCGAGAGAAACAGCAGTCCCCAAAACACCCCCACCTTCTCGTGGACGGCGGCGGCGTGGGGGGTGTCAAAGTCGTGGGCGGCTTCGAGGTCGGCGGGTTTGAACTGGGGCCAGTGCTCAAGCAGCAGCTCAAAGTCGATCCACAGGGTGTCGCCCCCCAGCTCGTCCCAGTACTGGTCGAGGAAGGCCTCGAGGGCGGCGGCAATTTCGGAGAGGTTTTCCTGGTGGGCTAGCTGGGCAATGGCGCGCACCGCCTGGCGCTGGGGCTGGGGCCTGGCGCGGCGGGCTCGCAGGCGCGGGGTGTGGTCGGCCATCACCGTGGCCATGGTTTCGAGCTGCTGAATCAGCTCGTGGAGGGTGACCTGCCGCCGCTGGGGAATGGGGGCGACGGCGCGGCGGTGCAGGTGGCGCT
This region includes:
- a CDS encoding segregation/condensation protein A encodes the protein MSSSLAQTAIAFLIDLADQGEIDPWDVKVIDVIDRFLSLLKSQAEALASQGRTPYEANLSESGQGFLYASMLVLLKADTMVRAEAEAEAEANPEEVWEEEIPDLVPLPRNLERHLHRRAVAPIPQRRQVTLHELIQQLETMATVMADHTPRLRARRARPQPQRQAVRAIAQLAHQENLSEIAAALEAFLDQYWDELGGDTLWIDFELLLEHWPQFKPADLEAAHDFDTPHAAAVHEKVGVFWGLLFLSAQSKVELGQDQFYGDLRVRNLNRAPLTAAEAELPSFILPD